The following DNA comes from Teredinibacter haidensis.
TGGGGATATCACTGTAGGGCACCATTTCGGCCGGGTCGAACATACCTAGCTTAAAGCGCGTTCTAAACAGGCGTTTTACGGCGGTGTCGATATCGTCCATGCTCACCATACCTTTTTGTAGGGCAAAATCGAGGTTGGCGAAAGTGCTCAGTCTTTCAGTGCCGCAGTTCAGGTCGGTACCACTTTTTAATGCCCAGGCTGCGGCAACTGCGGGTGCCATAACCAGATTGTGATCATTGGGGCCGTAAAAGTCGGCCAGAGCTCCGCAGTCCGAAACCACATGGCCGTCAAAGCCCCATTCCCCGCGCAAAATTTCTTTTAGCAGAGGGTCGCTGCCACAGGCTGGCATATCATTTACGCGGTTATAGGCGCACATCACCGATTCTACATTGGCCTCTTTAACCGCCGCCTCAAAAGCGGGCAGGTAGGTTTCGCGCAGGTCTTTGGGCGTGGCGATATAGTTATCTGAATGACGGGATTTTTCCGGCCCGCTGTGAACGGCAAAGTGCTTGGCCATAGCGGCGGATTTTAAATACTTGGGATCGTCACCCTGTAAGCCTTGAATAAACTGAATGGCCAACTGGCCGGTGAGGTAGGGATCTTCCCCATAGGTTTCCTGGCCTCGGCCCCAACGGGGGTCGCGGAAAATATTAACGTTTGGCGACCAGAAGGTAAGGCCTGTGTAGCGAAAGCGCAGATCATTTTCGGCAAAATAGTGGTGTTTTGCTCGAGCTTCGTCGGAAATGGCCGTCGCAACATCACCTAGTAACTCTTCGTCAAAGCTGGCGGCAAGCCCTATGGCTTGCGGGAAAACCGTTGCCTTTCCGGCGCGGGCAACCCCGTGCAGGGCCTCGTTCCACCAATCGTAGGCGGGTACGTCCAAGCGCTCAATGGCTGGGGCATCGTTGTAGAGTTGGCTAATTTTCTCAGACAGCGTCATACGAGAAACCAGATCGGTAACGCGCTCCTCTGTGGAGAGTGCTGTGTTTGAATAGCCTGGCTGTGGTTCAGACGAGGGGTTGGCTTCCTGTTTTGCACAGGAGGTAAGCAGTAGCAGCGATACTCCAAGAAGAGATAGTGATTTCATTTCTTATGGTCTCTTTGACTAAAAGTAATTTAATGATACGAAGCTAAGAGCAGTATGGCAAATACTAGAGAAGAAGGAGGTGAGCACGTGAGCATGTGAGACTCATTAACGGCTTATACCCTGCTAATCGGCCTTGATTCGCATTGGTTGTGTACTAACCTTATGGAGGGCATTTACCAATTGATTAATCCAGCCAGCGCGGACGTACTACTTGTTTCGATATAACCCCCTCTTTATCCTTTTTCTGCTTTTGTGTAGTTACAGCATGTCTGTGGCTGCAGAGAAGTTTGAACTTTCCGGCTATGCCCGGTTGATCGGCGGCCATCTGGATACCGCAGACGCAAATTTTAAGGGCTACAACGACAGCTTTAAAGCTTCTCCTGACAGTCTGGTGAGTGTACAGGGCGTATTTCAAGCGAATGAAAAGCTATCGCTAACCGCGCAGTTGATGGCGCGCTTAGATGAAGATCAGGACTCAGGCATTGAGTGGCTATATCTCACCTATCTCCCCCTCGAAAATGTCCAAATAAAAGCGGGCAAGTTACGCACACCCTTTTTTACCCTCAGTGACGTTACCGACGTCGGTTATGCCTATCCTTGGGTGAATCCTCCGCAGCAGGTTTATAACGCCTATTTGTTCGATACCTTCAACGGGCTGGATATAATTTACGGGTTTGGCACCGACAAATTTGATGCGGATATTGAAGTATATGCGGGCCGCTACGAGAACGGCAGTATTGAGCTGGCTGATGTAAAGACCAGCTACAAAGTAGACCGTGTCCAAGGCGTTATAGGCAACCTGCGTTACGGAAATCTTCAGCTCAGAGCCGCGCGCTATGGCGGCCGAGTTAATCTTGACTCTAGTGAACTGAGTGAATTTGCAAAAGTATTAGACTATTACCGATTTCCTGCGAGTGCCGACACTTTAGCAACGAAAGGTGATGTTGATGTCACGCAGGTTGGCTTGGTATATGACAACCTTAACTACTTTAGTCGCATGGAGTGGGTAGATATTCAAACGGAGCTGGAGATTGCGCCGGCCGTTGAGAGTTACTACGTAACGTTTGGATATTACCTTACCCCCTTTACCCTACATTTTACTTACGCTAACAGCGTGACTAGCAAAGGTAGGCCTGCGAATGATATTCCGATTGGCTTTGTTCCTGAATTAGATCAGCTTGCGAATGCTTACCTCGGTATTTTTGATAGGATTACTAGCGATAACCTTGATACCTATACACTGGGGGTGCGTTGGGACTTCAGACCTAATATGGCATTAAAGCTGGATTACAGTCGGCTTGAAGGCAAACCGGAAGATAATTCATTTTTCAATAAAATCAGTAGTGATGATTTCGATAGAAAAGCGAATTTGTATACGGTTGGATTGGAGTGGGTGTTCTAGTGAAAAAAAGAACTCGTGCCTATAACATCTTACTCTTAGCCATGGCCCTAGCGGCTACCAGCTTTCCCCATGTCCGTGGCTACGCCGATGAGAGCAGTGTGCCGACAGGTTTTGTTGTGGTGATTAATGCGGGCAATAAAAAGCCCGTTTTTTCCAAGCAGCAAATACGGCATATTTTTATGGGGGGGGCGCTTAGCCGGGTCTATACCGCTATAAATCTTCCCTCGGGTCATCCCTTGCGCGTGCAATTTAATACCAAGGTAATAGGGCTTACGGAGTCACGCATACAATCATACTGGGCACAAATGAAGTTTACCGGTCGAAGTGCCCCGCCCGAAGAAGTCGCCAATACGGCAGCCATTATGGAGCTGCTGTTACGAAGGGAAGGCACTGTAGCGTATATGCCAGATGATATAAGCCTGCCCGGAGAGCTTACGGTAATCTATCCTTAACGGTTCTCTGAACAAGTCCAAGCCGCGTCAGGTTTTTCTTGGCAATACCGGCAGCATGGTTGCCCGTAGAAAACGCTAAAACCTTCCGCGCCTCTCTTAGCCAAAACCCCAGCCAAAACGCCTGAAGAAGCCCGCAGAGCATAGTCTGTAGTGTTGTCCTTCCCGTTCAACGGTTCTCTAAAGGAGTTGTTGGAACTTTTGTTCGGCAAGTGTAATCGCGTTAGCCAGCTCATTAATGGGAGCAGGCCTAGCAAAATAATATCCTTGCATTTGTTGGCCGCCCTGTGAAATTAAAAACCTCGCTTGTTCCGGTGTTTCTACCCCTTCACTACACACTTTAAACTCCATTCGCATAGCGAGATCAAAAATGGTTTGCAGTACCGATTCGTCGCGGCTGGAGCTTTCGTATGAGCTAATAAATGAGCGGTCTATTTTTAAGGTATCAATTTCAATTTTGGTTAAATAGCTTAAAGAAGAGTAACCGGTTCCAAAGTCATCCAATGCAATGGATGCCCCCATCTGACGAACCGCTTTAAAAAAGTCATTGGCTTTATCGAAATCTACCAGATAGCTGGTTTCTGTAATTTCTAATTGTATTTGGCGAGCGCAAACAGAAAACTCGTTGAGTTTTTGGCTAAAGAAATTCAGAAACAGAGAGTCACGAAGATCGTAACTGGATACATTGAATGAAACCACAAAGGTATTATCGAAAATAGATTGCAGTTCTTGCATATCTCGAAGAACCTGCGTGGCAACCCATTCAGAAATGACCCTGATTTTTCCGCCCTGTTCGGCGATAGGTATAAACTCAGCGGGTGAGATTTTTCCAAGGTCTTTATTGTTCCAGCGCAGTAACGCTTCCAGTCCGTTGACCTTCCCTACGTTAGAGATTTTTATCTGATAGTGAAGTGTAAACTCGTTCAGAGCAACTGCGTGACTAAGTAGACTTGCAATTTTCTGTTTTCTGAGGTTTTCGTGCAAAAGTTTTTGATTGAAAACCGTATAACCGCCTTTTCCTTTGCCCTTGGATTCGTACATGGCTATATCGGCATTGCTGATAAAGGTGTTGATCTCGTAGTCGGACTCTTTAGCTTTGGCAATGCCGAGGCTAACACCGGTTTGTACTTCCCAGCCACGAATGTGGAAGGGCTTTTCTAGCTTTTCGATTATTCTTGTTGCGGTATGCTCCGCCAGCATAGGTCTATCCAGTTTTGGGATAAGCACCAGAAATTCGTCACCGCTCAGGCGAGCAAGAATATCGTCTTTCCCCAAACAGCTTTTTACCGCTTCACAGATACTGACTAGCAGCTGGTCGCCGGTTTCGTGGCCGAGCCTATCGTTTACCCCTTTAAATTCATCAACGTCAAAAAACAAAATAGCAAGATTTTCTTGTCTGGCTTTTCTTTTGGCCAGTTCAGTGCGAAGAAGATCCATAAAAAACATACGATTGGGGATGCCGGTTAAAGCGTCGTAGTTGGCCATATGCTGCATAGATGCTCGCTGCTGCTCCAGAGTTTCCGTTTGTTTTCTATTTAACTGAGTTTCTCTGTTAATTTTCCCAAGCAGCGTATTAATGTCATGGGTTAAGTTTGAAACTTCATCCAGCCCTTGCACCTGGTGTTTCATGCTGTAATCACCGCTACTTTCAACCCGTCGGGTAAAGTCAGAAAGCCGAATCAGAGGGGTGAGTAAACGGCTATTCATTCTGAATGATGCAAAAATGGCAGCTGCCAAAACAACAAATACCAGCGGGAAGGCTTGGAAAAATAATTTCGTTTTACTTTCGTTAAGCGGTTGTTCGTAATTTTTGGCTACCAGCAGATAAGCGACGGGAAAGTCTTTCTCTCCAACGGCGTTCAGGTATACCAACCCCTCCGCGGTTACCGATGTTCCAAAAGGAATTTGTTGCGGTTTTAGCTCGGTAATATTTTGATTCGGCACGAGCCTAGAGAAATAACTGGGGTGGACATATTGGTGGATCAGTTTCCATTGCGGATCGTAAACAATGGCAAATTTGATGTGTTCGTAGCGATCCATACTCAGCAGTGCGGCGGTAAGTGCGAAGGAATCCGTCTCTTCAGACATAATTCTCAGCAGTTCATCGCCAAGATTGGACGCCATGGCATCAAGGTTTTGCTCTACGGAATATCTATAAAGGTTTTCGTGTTCGCGAATAGATAGGAAAAATACGGAAGTAATACACAGGACAATGGTTATAACTGTAACCGTAATTAATTTGTCGCGAATA
Coding sequences within:
- a CDS encoding putative bifunctional diguanylate cyclase/phosphodiesterase → MFRSIRDKLITVTVITIVLCITSVFFLSIREHENLYRYSVEQNLDAMASNLGDELLRIMSEETDSFALTAALLSMDRYEHIKFAIVYDPQWKLIHQYVHPSYFSRLVPNQNITELKPQQIPFGTSVTAEGLVYLNAVGEKDFPVAYLLVAKNYEQPLNESKTKLFFQAFPLVFVVLAAAIFASFRMNSRLLTPLIRLSDFTRRVESSGDYSMKHQVQGLDEVSNLTHDINTLLGKINRETQLNRKQTETLEQQRASMQHMANYDALTGIPNRMFFMDLLRTELAKRKARQENLAILFFDVDEFKGVNDRLGHETGDQLLVSICEAVKSCLGKDDILARLSGDEFLVLIPKLDRPMLAEHTATRIIEKLEKPFHIRGWEVQTGVSLGIAKAKESDYEINTFISNADIAMYESKGKGKGGYTVFNQKLLHENLRKQKIASLLSHAVALNEFTLHYQIKISNVGKVNGLEALLRWNNKDLGKISPAEFIPIAEQGGKIRVISEWVATQVLRDMQELQSIFDNTFVVSFNVSSYDLRDSLFLNFFSQKLNEFSVCARQIQLEITETSYLVDFDKANDFFKAVRQMGASIALDDFGTGYSSLSYLTKIEIDTLKIDRSFISSYESSSRDESVLQTIFDLAMRMEFKVCSEGVETPEQARFLISQGGQQMQGYYFARPAPINELANAITLAEQKFQQLL